The Parvibaculaceae bacterium PLY_AMNH_Bact1 genome window below encodes:
- a CDS encoding hypothetical protein (Derived by automated computational analysis using gene prediction method: Protein Homology.) codes for MTRKVHTRTVQKSDGRDLTFYGWEKHERPIVADLPPLEASALPYKRWHSLRHEWVSYAGARQGRTFFPDAASCPLCPAKSEGLTEIPADDFEMAVFENRFPAFRLDAGGAELAGGDEPAIGRCEVVVFSADHGGSLGGQSVERIELLFELWARQARQMMDEHGLACVLPYESRGEEIGVTLHHPHGQIYGFDFVPDLLMKSAEAQTSAPIVKSILERTPSRLVLDKSDHAMAFVPDIARYPYECWVAPHRRTPGPWDLSRDERHDMAHQLKRVLQRLDGLFGKPMPYVLSAQVSPAGYEDSYHFTLQIWPIRRAEDKLKFLASVEQVSGVFLVDVPPPAAAEALRKVDIDA; via the coding sequence ATGACGCGAAAGGTCCATACGCGCACGGTTCAAAAATCAGACGGGCGGGACCTGACTTTTTACGGATGGGAGAAACATGAGCGGCCAATCGTTGCCGACCTTCCACCCCTTGAGGCATCGGCTCTACCGTATAAGCGCTGGCATTCACTCCGCCATGAATGGGTGAGCTATGCAGGCGCCAGGCAGGGCCGTACCTTCTTCCCAGATGCCGCCTCTTGTCCGTTATGTCCTGCAAAGAGCGAAGGCCTGACTGAAATACCGGCTGACGACTTTGAGATGGCGGTTTTTGAAAACCGTTTTCCAGCGTTTCGTTTGGATGCGGGCGGTGCTGAGCTTGCTGGCGGTGATGAACCCGCTATTGGTCGCTGCGAGGTCGTTGTTTTTTCTGCCGACCATGGCGGATCTCTCGGCGGACAGTCAGTCGAGCGCATTGAGCTCCTGTTTGAGTTGTGGGCACGGCAAGCCAGACAGATGATGGACGAACATGGGTTGGCCTGTGTCTTACCTTACGAAAGCCGCGGCGAAGAGATTGGCGTCACGCTTCATCACCCCCACGGCCAGATTTATGGCTTTGACTTCGTGCCCGACCTTCTGATGAAAAGTGCGGAGGCGCAAACGTCTGCCCCGATTGTCAAAAGCATCCTTGAGCGAACCCCATCGCGACTGGTTCTCGATAAATCTGATCATGCAATGGCTTTCGTGCCTGATATTGCGCGATACCCCTATGAATGCTGGGTGGCGCCGCATCGGCGGACGCCGGGTCCTTGGGATCTGAGCAGAGATGAGCGCCACGATATGGCTCATCAGCTGAAGCGGGTACTCCAGCGCTTGGATGGCTTGTTTGGAAAACCTATGCCCTATGTCCTGTCTGCGCAGGTTTCGCCCGCCGGCTACGAAGACAGCTATCATTTTACCTTGCAGATTTGGCCGATCCGTCGGGCAGAAGACAAACTGAAGTTTCTCGCGAGTGTGGAGCAGGTAAGTGGTGTCTTCCTGGTGGATGTCCCACCTCCAGCGGCGGCTGAAGCGCTTCGTAAAGTGGATATAGATGCATGA
- a CDS encoding SDR family oxidoreductase (Derived by automated computational analysis using gene prediction method: Protein Homology.), with the protein MEMSLNGRVALVTGGSRGIGRAIALTLAKAGADVAINYRRDDKAAEEVAAEIRKLGRRAEIYSASVDDGDQAAGLVAAVLKDFGSIGILINNAGIASRGQTVADTDPAELERVVRVHALAPHRLSQLVLPAMREEERGDIVMISSVATLSNGPNGAPYNMGKAAMEALALTLAKEERKHGIRTNIVSPSLTVTEMGTRLVKARSGADIHDLDASSPFGRVSVPDDVAAAVLFFVSNANPYCNGQKLNVDGGGA; encoded by the coding sequence ATGGAAATGTCGTTGAACGGAAGAGTGGCTCTTGTCACCGGTGGATCGCGGGGTATCGGTCGGGCCATCGCACTCACTTTGGCAAAGGCCGGTGCTGATGTCGCCATCAACTATCGGCGGGACGACAAAGCCGCCGAGGAAGTTGCAGCAGAAATTAGGAAGCTTGGGCGCCGGGCGGAGATCTACTCCGCTTCTGTCGATGATGGTGATCAAGCGGCTGGCCTTGTCGCCGCTGTCCTGAAGGACTTCGGGTCAATCGGCATCCTCATTAACAATGCAGGTATTGCCAGCCGTGGACAGACCGTTGCAGATACGGACCCGGCAGAACTGGAACGTGTTGTTCGCGTACACGCCTTGGCGCCACATCGTTTGTCGCAGCTCGTGCTTCCTGCTATGCGCGAAGAAGAGCGGGGGGATATTGTAATGATTTCAAGCGTCGCCACGCTATCCAATGGCCCCAATGGCGCGCCCTACAATATGGGCAAAGCGGCGATGGAAGCGCTCGCGCTGACACTTGCGAAGGAAGAGCGCAAACATGGTATTCGCACCAATATTGTTTCTCCGAGTCTAACTGTGACAGAGATGGGTACACGCCTGGTCAAAGCTCGCTCCGGCGCCGACATCCACGATCTGGATGCCAGCTCTCCTTTCGGGCGTGTCTCGGTGCCCGACGATGTTGCCGCTGCAGTTCTGTTTTTCGTCAGCAATGCCAACCCCTATTGCAATGGGCAAAAGCTCAATGTTGACGGCGGTGGCGCATGA
- a CDS encoding arylsulfatase (Derived by automated computational analysis using gene prediction method: Protein Homology.) codes for MHPVVQSFGRTLYLCGAIWMFMAANASAQTQPNIVILLVDDAGLMDFSPFGGEANMPSIDRLAAEGAMFTGYRTSPSCAPSRAMLLSGVDNHRTGMATIPEFLRPEDKSKPGYSMSLEPGVQTIADRLKAAGYRTYMTGKWHLGSEEGDLPNHHGFDRSFALDASGADNWEQKSYLPFYPFAPWYEDGAPADLPEDFYSSKFLVDKMIDYFDEGTGSDAPFLAYIGFQAIHIPIQAPREFIDKYEGVFDDGWNVLREQRWQRAQKLGLVPHGAPLAPIPERLRVWDDLSDEDKRLYSKSMAVNAAMLEAMDFHIGRLIAHLEASGELENTLFVVTSDNGPEASAIVELPGFGLWMALNGYHYDVERLGEKGSMGFIGPEWAHAAAAPSDLFKFYAAEGGIRVPLIVSGAGVAPQAPIPSMAMVTDITPTIMDFAGVEASDDEPVPINGRSLRPVLDGAAEETHAAATPIGLEVSGNGALLLDGYKITRNMPPFGDGVWRLYDLSQDPGETTDLAEVEPERMQKMRDHYQQYAEEFGVVELQADFSYLEQVTANSRPKLIAQYWWLLLAVVIVIVGSVVLVGRFTWRKLRNA; via the coding sequence ATGCATCCGGTTGTTCAATCTTTTGGTCGCACCTTGTATCTGTGCGGTGCGATCTGGATGTTTATGGCTGCTAACGCCTCCGCCCAAACCCAGCCAAACATAGTCATCCTGCTTGTCGATGATGCGGGATTGATGGATTTTTCACCCTTTGGTGGTGAAGCAAACATGCCCAGCATTGATCGGCTGGCAGCAGAAGGGGCAATGTTTACGGGGTATCGCACGTCGCCTTCTTGCGCGCCGTCAAGAGCCATGTTGCTGTCAGGTGTCGATAATCATCGAACGGGCATGGCAACGATCCCCGAGTTTTTGCGCCCTGAAGATAAGTCAAAACCTGGCTATTCCATGAGCCTTGAGCCGGGTGTGCAGACCATTGCTGATCGTCTGAAGGCAGCCGGCTATCGCACCTATATGACCGGCAAGTGGCACCTGGGAAGCGAGGAGGGCGATCTTCCTAATCATCACGGATTTGATCGATCCTTCGCGCTGGATGCTTCTGGCGCAGACAATTGGGAGCAGAAGTCATACCTGCCCTTCTATCCATTCGCTCCGTGGTATGAAGACGGTGCACCTGCCGACCTACCAGAAGATTTCTATTCGTCGAAATTCCTTGTCGACAAGATGATTGACTATTTTGATGAAGGCACTGGCAGTGATGCGCCCTTTCTTGCTTACATCGGCTTTCAGGCAATCCATATTCCCATACAGGCGCCGCGTGAGTTCATTGACAAGTATGAAGGCGTGTTTGACGACGGCTGGAATGTATTGCGGGAACAGCGCTGGCAGCGCGCGCAAAAATTGGGGTTGGTGCCGCATGGAGCGCCGCTTGCACCCATACCCGAACGTTTGCGGGTTTGGGACGATCTGAGTGACGAAGACAAGCGGCTATATTCCAAAAGCATGGCGGTCAACGCGGCCATGCTTGAAGCCATGGACTTTCATATCGGTCGGCTCATCGCGCATCTGGAGGCATCCGGTGAGCTTGAAAACACGCTCTTTGTTGTTACGTCCGACAATGGCCCAGAGGCGAGTGCTATTGTAGAGCTCCCGGGTTTTGGTCTCTGGATGGCTCTTAACGGATATCACTATGATGTCGAAAGGCTGGGCGAAAAAGGCAGCATGGGTTTCATTGGCCCTGAATGGGCCCATGCGGCAGCGGCTCCAAGCGACTTGTTCAAGTTTTATGCGGCGGAAGGCGGCATTCGTGTACCGCTGATTGTTTCGGGGGCAGGCGTGGCGCCACAGGCACCTATCCCCTCCATGGCGATGGTCACCGACATCACGCCCACGATTATGGATTTCGCTGGGGTCGAGGCATCAGATGATGAGCCGGTGCCGATCAATGGGCGCAGCCTGCGCCCCGTTCTTGATGGCGCTGCAGAAGAAACGCACGCCGCAGCCACGCCGATCGGTTTGGAAGTGTCCGGCAATGGGGCTCTGCTCCTTGATGGCTACAAAATTACGCGGAACATGCCTCCCTTCGGTGATGGTGTCTGGCGTCTATACGACTTGTCACAGGATCCGGGCGAAACGACCGATCTCGCAGAGGTAGAGCCAGAGCGCATGCAAAAAATGCGCGATCACTACCAGCAATATGCCGAAGAATTCGGTGTGGTCGAATTGCAGGCAGACTTCAGCTACCTGGAACAGGTGACGGCTAACTCAAGACCCAAATTGATTGCTCAATATTGGTGGCTATTGCTCGCGGTGGTAATTGTCATCGTTGGCAGCGTCGTCCTTGTCGGTCGTTTTACCTGGAGGAAACTGCGAAATGCCTGA
- a CDS encoding MMPL family transporter (Derived by automated computational analysis using gene prediction method: Protein Homology. GO_component: GO:0016020 - membrane [Evidence IEA]) → MSIAQVLRDFLTDTATFSARYGWFTLCTALVFAAASLLFVVTSLQFNSDKESLVAETAPFKHRNAAFDHAFPQFLNSLIIVIDTPDSTQAQDLAELITMRLKATPDKYQNIYFAEGDPFFRKNGLLYLSPEELEERVDLLANAEPGLAAIAANPTLEGIFDLLDLGMNARATGETLPPSFEQLTSDLAAIAQSLNEGRQSDHFGGFMEAGEDSKRRIIMLQPTLDYSSQSAERTAILDLRQLLDNPAFQKEGVRIRLTGRVALADDEIWAIQDSVFLAGILSTLFAGTLLGFALRSWRLIAAILTTLFIGLLWTMGFATLSVGSLNMISAAVVVLFIGLGIDHSIHVSLRYREARQNGDTHLDAVRTAAQEMGGAVALCATTSAIAFAAFIPTEYRGLAELGVIAAGSLFLAFVASFTVLPALLTLLGDDPAKDHVPHFIGNATSRWLTGHSMFFSVGVAVAALIAIAAAGPPQFDFSTLAIRDAGSESVTTLLELQADGVVTDYAADVLVSTYEDATNLAVRLSKLPEVGDVFVPATYVPDEQDLKLDILSDAEGFLWPALTARPSALLTDTGRAQAVAQFTLTVTAISGDDTIAQNLRLLSSQLTALGEKDPSGQMLREFETRVSAPLLRDVDRLRNALAAEEIAFDDLPSDLRSRVIGAGGEVRVTAVPSHPLFTSTDLEKFVDAVRSVAPEATGRALTEADVGALVVQSFYLAGMIAFVTIAGLLLVVLRSSVDAFLVLVPLALAACFTIASANFLGVSFNFANIIVLPLIFGLGIDSGIHFVLRRRHEKTVGVVMQSSTPQAIVLSALSTLGAFSALSLSRHWGLASMGLLLTIAIIWVIFCTVIVLPALIAWRDKFLDATEA, encoded by the coding sequence TTGAGTATTGCTCAGGTTCTTCGAGACTTTCTGACTGATACGGCGACCTTTTCAGCCAGATACGGATGGTTCACCCTTTGCACCGCATTGGTATTCGCAGCAGCGAGTCTGCTGTTCGTTGTGACGAGCCTTCAGTTCAACTCCGACAAAGAAAGTCTCGTCGCGGAAACAGCGCCATTTAAGCACCGCAACGCAGCCTTTGATCACGCCTTTCCGCAATTCCTGAACTCTTTAATCATCGTGATCGACACACCTGACAGCACGCAAGCACAGGACCTGGCTGAGCTGATCACCATGAGGCTCAAAGCAACACCAGACAAATATCAAAACATCTATTTCGCCGAAGGTGATCCCTTCTTTCGAAAAAACGGCCTGCTGTACCTAAGCCCGGAGGAGCTCGAAGAGCGCGTTGATCTTCTCGCAAATGCTGAGCCCGGCTTGGCGGCCATTGCCGCAAACCCGACGCTTGAAGGAATATTTGATCTTCTAGATCTGGGAATGAATGCACGCGCAACAGGCGAAACGCTCCCTCCCAGTTTCGAGCAGCTAACCTCGGACCTCGCAGCCATTGCGCAATCCCTGAACGAAGGACGCCAAAGCGATCACTTTGGCGGGTTTATGGAAGCCGGTGAAGACTCCAAGCGTCGTATCATTATGCTTCAACCAACGCTGGACTACAGCTCGCAGAGTGCCGAACGCACTGCGATACTAGATCTGCGGCAGCTGTTGGATAATCCCGCCTTTCAAAAAGAAGGTGTTCGCATTCGCTTAACTGGGAGGGTCGCGCTTGCGGATGACGAGATTTGGGCTATCCAGGACAGTGTCTTTCTTGCGGGAATTCTATCAACATTGTTTGCAGGCACACTCCTGGGGTTTGCCCTTAGATCCTGGCGACTAATCGCGGCCATTTTGACAACGCTCTTTATTGGTCTCCTCTGGACAATGGGGTTTGCAACGCTCTCCGTCGGCAGCCTCAACATGATCTCTGCAGCTGTGGTCGTCTTGTTCATAGGGTTGGGCATAGATCACAGCATCCATGTGTCGCTGCGGTATCGCGAAGCGCGCCAGAACGGTGACACCCATCTGGATGCAGTTCGCACGGCTGCCCAGGAAATGGGTGGGGCTGTGGCGCTGTGTGCAACAACATCTGCCATTGCCTTTGCGGCTTTCATACCGACCGAGTATCGCGGCCTGGCCGAACTGGGGGTTATCGCAGCCGGGTCTCTCTTTCTCGCTTTTGTTGCGAGCTTTACGGTCCTTCCAGCTTTGCTTACTCTACTTGGAGACGATCCTGCGAAAGATCATGTTCCTCACTTTATCGGCAATGCCACCTCGCGCTGGCTTACAGGGCATTCCATGTTCTTCAGTGTCGGTGTTGCCGTGGCAGCGCTGATTGCCATTGCCGCCGCAGGCCCACCCCAGTTTGACTTCAGCACCCTTGCGATCCGTGACGCTGGGTCCGAGTCGGTGACCACATTACTGGAGCTACAGGCAGATGGTGTTGTGACTGACTACGCGGCAGATGTGCTCGTAAGCACATACGAGGATGCAACAAACCTCGCTGTGCGCCTCTCAAAGCTGCCAGAGGTCGGCGACGTTTTTGTCCCCGCCACCTATGTACCTGACGAGCAGGATCTTAAGCTCGACATTCTTTCCGACGCCGAAGGATTTCTTTGGCCCGCCCTCACTGCGCGCCCGAGCGCCCTGTTAACTGATACAGGTCGGGCGCAAGCTGTGGCGCAGTTCACGCTAACAGTCACTGCGATAAGCGGAGACGATACCATTGCACAAAACCTTCGGCTCCTAAGCTCCCAGTTGACAGCGCTTGGGGAAAAGGATCCATCCGGCCAGATGCTCCGAGAGTTCGAGACACGCGTTTCAGCACCTCTTCTGCGGGATGTCGATCGTCTTCGCAATGCACTGGCTGCCGAGGAGATCGCTTTCGATGATCTACCTTCTGACTTGCGGTCACGCGTCATTGGAGCAGGTGGCGAAGTTCGCGTTACAGCTGTGCCCAGCCACCCGTTGTTCACCTCAACTGACCTCGAAAAATTTGTTGACGCGGTTAGATCTGTCGCACCGGAAGCAACAGGACGAGCTCTGACAGAGGCTGACGTCGGAGCTTTGGTTGTTCAATCCTTTTACCTTGCCGGCATGATCGCTTTTGTCACCATTGCAGGTTTGCTCCTTGTTGTTCTTCGCTCCAGTGTCGACGCATTCCTGGTATTGGTACCCCTCGCGTTGGCCGCCTGCTTTACAATCGCGAGCGCAAATTTTCTCGGAGTATCGTTTAACTTTGCGAACATCATTGTATTGCCGCTCATTTTTGGACTGGGCATTGATAGCGGCATTCATTTCGTGTTGCGCAGGAGGCACGAGAAGACTGTCGGTGTCGTCATGCAGTCCAGCACTCCACAAGCAATTGTTCTCTCCGCGCTTAGCACACTCGGGGCCTTCTCCGCTCTTTCTCTCTCCCGCCATTGGGGGCTTGCGAGCATGGGCCTTCTCCTGACTATTGCCATCATCTGGGTGATTTTTTGTACCGTGATCGTCTTGCCCGCCCTTATCGCTTGGCGTGACAAATTTCTTGATGCCACTGAAGCCTGA
- a CDS encoding ABC transporter substrate-binding protein (Derived by automated computational analysis using gene prediction method: Protein Homology.), whose translation MRVFAIGALFLGIAGAFAPSFAGDVSTVPERAQIAPQTVILQFIEKVESARALETDELYRAQLAHLVPVVGDVFDMRAMSAAIVGRVVWRVWSENEKADFADIMTEFLAATIASRLELETNAPTEILATIEGPRGTKIVQTLSTQNGESIRVDYRLSQVNRGWAIVDIVADAKVSEVARRRAEFLGIIRSQGHAGIIAAIGKKLEQLDQAGT comes from the coding sequence GTGAGAGTTTTTGCCATCGGAGCCCTGTTTCTGGGCATCGCAGGTGCATTCGCACCTTCATTCGCAGGGGACGTCTCAACTGTTCCAGAGCGCGCGCAGATTGCTCCGCAGACAGTGATTCTTCAGTTCATCGAAAAAGTTGAAAGTGCTCGAGCGCTGGAAACAGATGAGCTCTATCGTGCGCAGCTTGCTCATCTCGTTCCGGTTGTGGGCGATGTGTTCGATATGCGCGCCATGTCGGCCGCAATCGTTGGACGTGTTGTTTGGCGGGTGTGGTCGGAAAACGAAAAAGCGGATTTCGCTGATATTATGACGGAGTTTCTGGCGGCAACCATCGCAAGTCGCCTGGAGCTTGAAACAAACGCGCCTACAGAAATTCTGGCTACAATTGAAGGTCCCCGCGGCACAAAAATTGTGCAAACACTTTCAACGCAGAATGGCGAAAGTATTCGGGTGGACTACCGGCTGTCGCAGGTCAATCGCGGCTGGGCAATCGTGGACATTGTCGCAGATGCAAAAGTGAGCGAAGTGGCCAGACGCAGAGCTGAGTTTCTTGGCATCATCAGAAGCCAAGGTCATGCAGGTATCATTGCAGCAATTGGCAAAAAGCTTGAGCAGTTGGACCAGGCCGGCACATAG
- a CDS encoding glutathione S-transferase family protein (Derived by automated computational analysis using gene prediction method: Protein Homology.), translating to MPDINKKHVMHGLKLSLFTGKLEAYFRMKGIPHDYVEMDTADMAKCAKATGIAQMPQVETPDGGWLTDTTAIIAKFEAKGEGPNLTPQTPVAKFASLMLEDLFDEWYWRPALYYRWAFDEDADLMSAQIVRTILRDMRLPAFLRRQFILLRQRKVYLKEDGVTKETAPAIEAHYHRTLAVLNEILARRPFLMGERPCEADFGMFGPFFRHFFSDPTPGLIMREEAPHVCAWVTRLWALRPADLKNVPEVTDVPGDLGFFFEMFGTDYLSYLQANADAADRGDKNVCHNAQGVDWSLPTAPYRVHCLSELSRHFQALDPDGQEQIRALIGRGADVLEEEPTPIGGPETFVGGGKPVTRLWT from the coding sequence ATGCCTGACATTAACAAGAAGCATGTAATGCACGGTCTCAAACTTTCACTGTTCACGGGAAAGTTGGAGGCCTATTTTCGAATGAAGGGTATCCCCCATGATTATGTGGAGATGGATACAGCCGACATGGCCAAATGCGCGAAGGCGACAGGCATTGCGCAGATGCCGCAGGTCGAAACGCCTGACGGAGGATGGCTGACTGACACGACAGCCATCATCGCGAAGTTTGAAGCCAAAGGCGAAGGACCAAACCTGACACCACAAACGCCGGTCGCCAAGTTCGCGAGCCTGATGTTGGAAGACCTGTTTGATGAATGGTACTGGCGACCGGCGCTCTATTATCGCTGGGCGTTTGACGAAGATGCTGACCTCATGAGCGCACAGATTGTACGAACCATACTGCGTGACATGCGGCTGCCGGCATTTCTTCGACGTCAGTTTATCCTTCTGCGCCAACGCAAGGTTTACTTGAAGGAGGACGGCGTAACGAAGGAAACAGCACCAGCGATCGAAGCGCATTATCACCGGACTCTTGCTGTTTTGAATGAGATCCTGGCAAGGCGCCCCTTTCTGATGGGCGAGCGGCCTTGTGAGGCGGACTTCGGTATGTTTGGGCCCTTCTTTCGACACTTCTTTTCCGACCCCACGCCGGGCTTAATCATGCGCGAAGAGGCGCCTCATGTGTGTGCATGGGTGACACGGCTTTGGGCACTCCGCCCGGCAGACTTGAAAAATGTGCCAGAGGTTACAGATGTGCCGGGTGATCTCGGCTTCTTCTTTGAGATGTTCGGCACCGACTACCTATCCTATCTGCAGGCTAATGCCGACGCCGCAGATCGTGGCGACAAGAATGTTTGCCACAATGCGCAAGGTGTCGATTGGTCTCTTCCCACAGCACCCTATCGTGTTCACTGCCTGAGTGAACTCAGCCGACATTTTCAGGCGCTAGATCCCGACGGTCAGGAACAGATACGAGCATTGATTGGGCGCGGTGCAGACGTTTTGGAGGAGGAGCCGACACCCATTGGTGGACCGGAGACCTTTGTAGGCGGCGGGAAACCAGTCACACGCCTGTGGACCTAA
- the galK gene encoding galactokinase (Derived by automated computational analysis using gene prediction method: Protein Homology. GO_function: GO:0004335 - galactokinase activity [Evidence IEA]; GO_process: GO:0006012 - galactose metabolic process [Evidence IEA]) produces the protein MTSHEEVFGQKAGATCFAPGRVNLIGEYTDLIGGNVLPMPLTKGITVTVGPAVSGIHAFSTAEETKIEINLREGRKDHWADYVAGPLVMAKKAGATIPPMNLMIEADLPAGAGVSSSAALEVATLKALFAFSGQGRSGTDIALLAQRAENEFCGVKCGIMDQMAVSVGSQGHALALNCETLEWDQVAVPAGWTIAVIHCGEARQLTDGAYNERRAALDHAAEELGPKPLKSQRVDVAETLNDPLVARRVRHVLSEQARTLTATEALRAGDMSLLGDLMNDSHESLRTDFEVSTGSLDRLVAAARDAGALGARLTGAGFGGCIVALVAEHERATWWQAVSNECPAAWAVEL, from the coding sequence ATGACGAGTCATGAAGAGGTATTCGGCCAGAAAGCCGGCGCAACCTGCTTTGCGCCCGGTCGAGTCAATCTCATCGGCGAGTATACAGATCTCATTGGTGGGAATGTTCTTCCTATGCCGCTCACCAAGGGCATAACAGTGACGGTGGGACCAGCAGTGTCCGGCATTCATGCCTTTAGCACAGCTGAAGAGACCAAGATTGAAATCAATCTGCGTGAAGGACGGAAAGACCATTGGGCGGACTATGTGGCCGGGCCGCTGGTGATGGCGAAAAAAGCGGGAGCAACCATCCCGCCGATGAACCTAATGATTGAGGCGGACCTGCCTGCGGGCGCGGGCGTATCGTCCTCGGCAGCGCTGGAAGTGGCAACCCTAAAAGCGCTGTTCGCATTTAGTGGTCAAGGTCGGTCGGGTACAGACATCGCGCTTTTGGCGCAAAGGGCTGAAAACGAGTTTTGCGGTGTCAAATGCGGGATCATGGATCAGATGGCCGTATCGGTCGGCAGTCAGGGCCACGCGCTTGCGCTCAATTGCGAAACTCTTGAATGGGATCAGGTTGCGGTACCCGCAGGTTGGACGATTGCGGTCATTCATTGCGGAGAGGCAAGGCAGCTGACCGATGGTGCCTACAATGAACGCCGCGCAGCTTTGGATCACGCAGCGGAGGAGTTAGGGCCGAAACCGTTAAAGTCACAACGAGTAGATGTTGCTGAGACGTTGAACGACCCGCTTGTCGCGCGGCGCGTGCGCCATGTCCTCTCAGAACAGGCCCGCACCTTGACAGCAACAGAAGCGCTTCGGGCGGGAGACATGTCGCTTTTGGGTGACCTGATGAATGACAGCCACGAGTCTTTGCGGACAGATTTTGAAGTCTCTACCGGGAGTCTCGACAGGCTGGTTGCGGCGGCACGGGATGCAGGTGCGCTCGGGGCGAGACTAACAGGCGCCGGATTTGGCGGATGCATTGTTGCTCTTGTCGCTGAACATGAGCGGGCCACCTGGTGGCAGGCTGTCTCGAACGAGTGTCCAGCAGCCTGGGCGGTTGAGCTCTAA
- a CDS encoding mandelate racemase/muconate lactonizing enzyme family protein (Derived by automated computational analysis using gene prediction method: Protein Homology.) — protein sequence MTTIDRIAISHHRVQLTPPFRAAWDGRARHHFDATIVRVFDTDGRMGIGSGDLMLGFEVHESLFEGRDPLDLTRHNKVLTNIDFHYGRCWPLDIALWDLAGQINQEPIWRLLGGSDPQVPVYASSGALHGPEELADLAQAFLDQGFPAMKIRFRSRASGGWREDMKGLEAVRARVGDKLTLMVDCNQGWQMPWDTEPSWTFEEALPVARELERLDVFWMEEPLHRADLDGHRRLRDMTSVKIAGGEMTRELSSLLDMVDGGAFDIVQPDAALVGGITGLAKFGRKLRGTNTIFTPHTWTNGLGMMANFHLMAGIGGAPFVEFPYDPPTWGPDRRDYMLSHLITQKDGVVTLSDEAGLGISLDEERLAATRLD from the coding sequence ATGACCACCATTGACCGGATTGCAATCAGTCACCATCGGGTACAGCTCACCCCGCCCTTCCGCGCGGCATGGGACGGGCGTGCGCGACACCATTTTGATGCAACAATTGTTCGGGTCTTCGATACAGATGGCCGGATGGGCATTGGGTCGGGAGACCTGATGCTGGGATTTGAGGTCCATGAATCCCTGTTCGAAGGGCGCGACCCGCTTGACCTCACACGCCACAACAAAGTGCTCACTAATATTGACTTTCACTATGGTCGCTGCTGGCCACTCGACATCGCGCTCTGGGATCTCGCGGGACAGATCAACCAAGAGCCAATCTGGCGACTGCTGGGAGGAAGCGATCCTCAAGTTCCCGTCTATGCCTCCTCCGGCGCTCTGCATGGGCCTGAGGAACTGGCAGACCTTGCCCAGGCATTTCTCGACCAAGGTTTCCCAGCAATGAAAATCCGATTTCGGTCCCGCGCAAGTGGTGGATGGCGGGAGGACATGAAGGGCCTGGAGGCTGTTCGTGCGCGCGTTGGGGACAAACTGACCCTCATGGTCGACTGCAATCAGGGTTGGCAGATGCCCTGGGATACAGAGCCATCCTGGACGTTTGAAGAGGCGCTTCCCGTTGCCCGTGAGCTTGAACGTCTTGATGTTTTCTGGATGGAGGAACCGCTCCACCGCGCAGACCTGGACGGACATAGGCGTTTGAGGGACATGACCTCAGTGAAGATTGCCGGAGGCGAAATGACCCGCGAGCTCTCGAGCCTGCTGGACATGGTGGACGGTGGCGCGTTTGACATTGTTCAGCCAGATGCGGCCCTCGTTGGGGGCATAACTGGTCTCGCAAAATTTGGACGGAAGCTGCGCGGCACAAACACGATCTTCACGCCACACACCTGGACAAACGGTCTTGGCATGATGGCCAATTTTCATCTCATGGCTGGTATTGGCGGCGCGCCCTTTGTGGAGTTCCCCTACGATCCGCCCACATGGGGACCTGATCGGCGCGACTATATGTTAAGCCATCTGATTACTCAGAAAGATGGCGTTGTCACACTCTCTGATGAGGCGGGCCTTGGCATCTCACTTGATGAGGAGCGCCTAGCAGCGACCCGCCTTGACTGA